The sequence TTAGGTTGTGGTTTATTTCTCTTATTATTTGGCTATAGTTTTTTATTGCGAAAAGATATAAGGATTAGTTTTGTTGTTGGCTTAACTGTCTTGATAATTTGTGTTTGGGCAAATTTGATTGGCACCATTTTGCCAATAATTTTAACTAAATTAAAACAAGACCCAGCAGTAATTAGTAGCCCGGTATTAACCACAATTTTAGATTTTACTGGTTTAGCAATCTATTTTGCTATTGCTTATTTTATTCTCCGATAAAGCCAATTGTGCGTATGGTTAGTTTTCTTTTGTTAGTAGGTTTAACTCTATCCACTCAGATAGATGGATTAATAAAAGGTTATGGTTTAAATAGAAATAATATAAGTATTGTTATCTATTCTATCGATAATCAAAAAGTTCTTTACTCTTGTAATGAAGATAAACCTCTTATACCAGCCTCCAATTTAAAACTTTTAATCAGTAGTTACCTTTTAGAAAACTGGAATAAAAAATTTTTGGGTTATTTAAAAAGATATAAAAAAGGTAAGATATATTATAAAAAACGAATTTTATTAGAATTAAATAGTAAAAGTAATAACCAATTAGCCGATTTCCTTTTTTATTTAATTGGAAGATATCAACAAAAAAGCAGTGAAAAAATTATTAAAAAATTTCTCGAAGAGAAGAAAATACCTACTGGTAATTTAAAAATTTTTGATGGTAGCGGTTATTCAAAAAAAAATCGGTTAACCACTAACACTCTGATTAATCTTCTGATTTATCTTTATTTCTCTCCTTACCAAAAAGAGTTTTTAAACAGTTTGGCAGTGAGTGGCAAGAAAGGAACTTTAAAAAAGAGATTATTAAATTATAAAAATCAAATATTTGCCAAAACAGGCTATTTGAGAAATGTTTGTTCCTTAAGTGGTTATTATTTTAAAAAAGATAAAAAGTATATTTTTTCTATAATAATTAATGACAAAATTATACCGGAAAATTATTGGAAATTTCTCGATGAGTTTTTTGCCCTCCTATAATTCTTCCTACTAAATCGTACCCCTTTCTTTTAAAAATTTCACATTCGCTAAATTCACCGATTTTTATATTATTATTTTCTAAAATAATATTACCATCAATTTCAGGAGCTTGGAAATAAGCTCGACCGAAGTTATGATTTTCTACAAGGACTTTAAATTTTTTGTTTATTAAAGAGTCAAGAAAATCAAAAGTTATCCTTTGCTGAGTCTCCATAATTTTTTGGTATCGTTCCTTTTTAATCTTTTCATTTATCTGGGTTCCCAATTCATAAGCCGAGGTATTTGGTTCGGGAGAATAAATAAAACAACCAAGATATTCAAATTTGAAATCTTTAATAAAGGAAAGGAGCTCTAAAAAATCCTTTTCTTCTTCATGAGGAAAACCTACCATTACTGTCGTTCTCAATACCAAATTAGGAATTTTTCTTATTTTTTCCAAAAGTTTAATTAAATCTTTTTTGGTATAAGGACGGTTCATTAATCTTAAAATTTTATCAGAAATATGTTGAATAGGAATATCAAGATACTTTACAATTTTTTCTTCATTTCTTATAAGACTGATTAATTCATCATCATAATGGGCAGGATGGGTATAAAGAATTCTTAACCATTCTAAATTTCTAATCTTTACCAATTCCTTTAATAATTTTGCTAATGATGGTTTATTATAAATATCGGCACCGTAGAAAGTTGTATCTTGAGCAATTAAAATAATCTCTTTTATTCCCAAATCTACCAGTTCTTTTACTTCTTTTTTTATCTCTTCAATTTCTCTTGATTGATATCTACCACGAATTTTCGGAATGAGACAATAGGAACAGTAGTTATTACATCCCTCAGCGATTTTTACATAGGCGTAGGGAGTAACGATTATTCTGGGCAAGGTTTTAATTAAAATTTGTTTATTTGGTGATAGATAATATTTTTCTTTTTTCTTTATTAAAGAAAACATCTTGTTTAATCCGCCGAGACCGATAAAATAATCAACTTCGGGATATCTCTCTACCAATTTTTCTTTCTCCCGCTCTACTAAGCAACCAAAAACAATTATCTTTTTGATAATCTTTCTTTTCTTTAAGTTAATTAATTTTTTAATCCATTTTTCACATTCTTTAACACCCTTTTTTATAAAAGCACAGGTTGTTAAAATAACAATATCGCTCTTTTTTAAGTCGATGGTAATAAAATAGCCTCTTTTTAAAAAAGAATAGATAATTTTTTCACAATCAACTTGATTTTTGGGACAGCCCAAAAAGATTAAGGAAAATTTTTTCAAGAGATTAGATACATTTTTGCCTGGGCATAAGCAATAAGATTTTTCTCTTCATCAAAAACTTGGCTTTCCCCAATTATTAATTGGTGATGGATTTTTATAATTGTGCCATAGGCAAAATACTTTTTATTTAAAACCATTGGTTTTTTATAACGGACTTGTAATTCAGCAGTCACCGCATTATATCCTTTTTTGCGACAAGCCCAGGCAATCATTTCATCAAGTAAAGTTGCTACTATCCCACCGTGAGTTATGTTCTGATAGCCTTCGTATTCTTTTTTAGGAATAAATTCAGTCTTTACACCATTTTCGGTTTCAACAATTTTTAATTGGAAACCAATAGGATTTTTATCGCCACAGGCAAAACAATAATTACTTGATTTGATAAGCATTATTTTTTAATAAAAAGTGTGTCCGCTAATACTTTGTTTAATTTTTGAGAAAACAGATAAATTTCCAATTTTTTCTTTTTCCATTGGTAATCAATCTTATCAATCATAAGTTCCTTTTTTCTTATCCGTAAATTTAATCGATAGTCTTTAAAAGGAAACTCTAAAAGATAATATTTTTTATCTTTTTCTTTTATTATGGGAAAAAGGGTATCCTGAGTAAAGGTAAAGAAGATTAAGAAAGGATTAAATTCTTTGATTGATAATTTTTGGTAAAGAGAATCTTTTTGGTAATAGAAATAGATGCTTTCTTTATCACTGATAACCAGCCAATCTTCTGGTTCGGTTATTTCTAATCTTAAATAATAGGGTTTTTTGATATAAAATTTTCCTCGATACTCTACACAGACACCGCTTTCTTCATCACATTCTCTTTGTAAAAATTGACCGGAGAGAGTTTTTAAATTAAGGTAGAAATTTTTTATCTTTTCCCACAAGACTTTTTCGTTTTTTAAACCCGTTAATAAAAGAAAAACAAGGAAATATTTCATAGTTTATTATAATAAATTAATTAACAAAAGTCAAATTATTGACAAATTAAAAAAATTTAGTTATTAATATTTAATGAAAATTTTATTTTTCACTTCCCAAACTGGCGGAGGTCACATCACAGTAGCAAAAGCCTTAGCAGAAGAATTGAAAGAAAAATATAATATTGAATCCTATCTTCCTGATTTCTTTTTAGAGGCGACCAAAAAACCCTTTGCTAATTTTCCCAAGAACTACTCAAAAATAACAAAAAATTTCCCCTTTTTTTGGGGCTTTTTATGGTATTTTACTTATCCCAAATGGTGGTATAATTATCTTAATAAACTCGTTGAATTTTTTACTCCCACTTATTTAAAAGATTTTTTTGAGAAATATCCAGATATTGAAGCAATCATTTCCGTTCATCCTCTTTTAAATCATTTCCCCTTTCTCTGTGCTAAAAAATTTTATAAAAATATTAAATTTATTATTGTTGGTATTGAATTTTTAAAATATCATACCAGTTGGTTTCAAAAGGATGCCGATTTGATAATTTATCCTTTTACCTCGCCTTATTTTAAAAATTCTTCTCAAGTAGATAATCTACCTGATTATTTTGGTATTCCTTTAAGAAAAGAATTTGATATTAGTTATAATAAAGAGAAATTGAAAGAAAAATACCAAATTGAGAAGAATAAAAAAGTAATTCTAATTTTAGGAGGCAGTGAAGGGTGGGGAAAAATTAATAAGATTGTTAAGGAAATTTATTCTAAAAAAGACTATTATTTAATTTGTGTTTGTGGTCGAAATTTAGAACTTTTCAACTATTTAAAAGAAAATTTTGTGGATCCAAAAAGAATAAAAATTTTCTCTTATGTAGAGAAAATTGCGGAACTTTTTGCGGTTAGTGATGTAGCAATTTTGAAAGCGGGAGCTATCTCTCTGGCCGAGGCGATTGCTTCTCAAGTGCCAATAATAATTTACCATTATCTTTATGGTCAAGAATTAGGCAATCTTCAATTTGTAATTAAAAATAAATTAGGATTTTATTTGCCAAATATTAAAGAGTTGCTTTTTTGTTTGGATAAAATTCTTTCAACCGATTTAGGAGAAAAAATTAAAGAAAATTTAAGAAAATTTAAAAATATTAATGGTCGAGAAAGAATTGCTAAATTCATTGTTGATTTTTTGAAAAGTTAAAAGGAAGAGATGGTTTTTATTAGTTCTTCAGTTGTGTAAGGTTTTTTTAATAGAATTATGTTATGATTAATTGATTGAGGGAGTTCCGTTATAAAAGAAGAATAAAATATTTTTATACTTGGTGCAAGATTAAATATTTTTTGCAATTCTTTTATGTCTTCTTCTAAATTCTCTGGTTTAGAATCATAGAAAAAACCAACAAGAGATTCTTTCTTCTCTTTAAGTTGATGATAAATTTCTATTGCCTTTTCCCAGTTTTCAGCCCAATAAACCTCGTAATAAAAAAGATTGAGAATTTCTTTCACAATTTCTATTAATTTATTATTCGTGCCAACCAAAATAATTTTTTTCTTAAAGGAAGAAGATTTTTCTTTTAAAATTGGCAGATAAATCTGGAAACGAGTATATTTATTCTCTTCACTTTCGACTTCAATTTTTCCATTATGGTTCTTGATTATTTCGGAAACGATTTTTAAACCAATGCCCATTTGTCCTTTTGTCGAATGAAAGGATTGGAAAATTTTGTTTAATTCTTCTTTTTTGATTCCTTTACCATTATCGGTAAAAGAAATTTTTACATATTCTTGATCTTTTTCTTTCACCCGTTCACTAGTGATTTCAATTTTTATCTTTTCTTCTTTTTTCGCTTCCCATGAATTTTTTAACAAATTTGTAAAAAGAATTTCTAATTGCTTTTCGTAACCATAAATTGTTAAATCCTTTGGTATACTTATATCAACGATAAGTTCTTCTTTTTTCTCAAAAGAGTTTATTGCTTTTTCAATAAGTGATTTTAAGGAGATAGTTTTTTTAATAGGCTCATCCCTTATTTTTAATAAAGAAGTAATAAGTGCCTTACTTTTTATAACAAATTTTTCTCCCTCTTCCAAAAGTTCATAAATCTTTGGGAGGTTATTCTTTTCTAAATAATCTTTAATAAGATAATAGTTATTTAAAAGATTTCCTAAAATATTATTAAAATCATGAACAAAATTAGTTTGGTAAATAAAAAAGTTAGCGAATTTATCATCTTTCAATCTTTTTTCTTCAATTAATTTTTTTATTCTTTCATCTTTCCTTTTGATTGCTTTTTTAAGAAGTTCCCGGTACTCTTTTTCCAAAGTGATATTTTTGATTCCTCCTTGATAGCCAATAATTTCGCCTTGAAGATTTTTTCTCACAGTGGCGAATAATAAACAATTTAAAACCTTTCCCTCTTTGTTTTTCAGTTTCACTTCGTAATCTTCTACATATCCTTTTTTTTCAATATTCTTTTTGAACTCTTCCCGGTCTTTTGGATTATAATATAATTCCACAGCATTAATCTTTTTAAACTCTTCTTTTGTATAACCAAAGAGAATACTCATTGCCTTATTCACCCTTATAAACCTGCCGTCAGTAGTAGTTATATAAAGTGGTACTGGTACATTTTCGAAAATATCATAATATCTCTTGTAATATTCTTTTATTATTTTGTTTTTCTCAATTTCTTTCGTTATATCAATGGCAAACTCTATCCGGAGATATTTTCCGTTTTCCAATTTAAAAAATTGGTCAATACATTTATAATAGCGATTATTTCTCAAATTTCTATGTATCCAGATGTAAGGTTCATTAGGATTTTTATAAAGATACTTATTAGAACAGAAAGGACAAGGAGAAGAAAGACCTTGAAATAATTTATAACAAATATTTTCTTCTTTTTCTTTACCTAATAACTCCCTTAATTTTTTATTCATATAAAGAATTTGATAACTCTCCGGATCTACTATATATACTGCCTCGGAAAAATTATCCAAGACTTTGAAAAAATTTTGTAAAGATAAATTGAAGAAGATCTTTGTGTCCAAAAACTCCTCCTCTTTCTCTTTTTAAAGATTTGCAAAAAGCTTGCCAAAATTAATTTTAAAAATATTTCTTAAATAATATAATTTCAATGACTTATCATTTGTTTTTATATTTAATAATAAGATTTAATGATAATCTATTAATGTGACAAGAAAAATTTGTCGCATTTAATTTTGACTTTAAAAGAAAATTGTTTATAATTAATAATAATGACAATTTTTCTTTCTTTGCTTATTTTTTCTCAATCCTTGTGGGATGTGAGTTACGATTATTACTATTTTTATAATAATGATACCTTTTATTTAAATTTTGGGTATAAAATTCCTTATAGTAATCTAATTTTCTTTTATGAAAAAGGAAGAACCTATTTTTCCCGATTTCTA comes from candidate division WOR-3 bacterium and encodes:
- a CDS encoding D-alanyl-D-alanine carboxypeptidase, with translation MVSFLLLVGLTLSTQIDGLIKGYGLNRNNISIVIYSIDNQKVLYSCNEDKPLIPASNLKLLISSYLLENWNKKFLGYLKRYKKGKIYYKKRILLELNSKSNNQLADFLFYLIGRYQQKSSEKIIKKFLEEKKIPTGNLKIFDGSGYSKKNRLTTNTLINLLIYLYFSPYQKEFLNSLAVSGKKGTLKKRLLNYKNQIFAKTGYLRNVCSLSGYYFKKDKKYIFSIIINDKIIPENYWKFLDEFFALL
- the rimO gene encoding 30S ribosomal protein S12 methylthiotransferase RimO — translated: MKKFSLIFLGCPKNQVDCEKIIYSFLKRGYFITIDLKKSDIVILTTCAFIKKGVKECEKWIKKLINLKKRKIIKKIIVFGCLVEREKEKLVERYPEVDYFIGLGGLNKMFSLIKKKEKYYLSPNKQILIKTLPRIIVTPYAYVKIAEGCNNYCSYCLIPKIRGRYQSREIEEIKKEVKELVDLGIKEIILIAQDTTFYGADIYNKPSLAKLLKELVKIRNLEWLRILYTHPAHYDDELISLIRNEEKIVKYLDIPIQHISDKILRLMNRPYTKKDLIKLLEKIRKIPNLVLRTTVMVGFPHEEEKDFLELLSFIKDFKFEYLGCFIYSPEPNTSAYELGTQINEKIKKERYQKIMETQQRITFDFLDSLINKKFKVLVENHNFGRAYFQAPEIDGNIILENNNIKIGEFSECEIFKRKGYDLVGRIIGGQKTHREISNNFPV
- a CDS encoding PaaI family thioesterase, yielding MLIKSSNYCFACGDKNPIGFQLKIVETENGVKTEFIPKKEYEGYQNITHGGIVATLLDEMIAWACRKKGYNAVTAELQVRYKKPMVLNKKYFAYGTIIKIHHQLIIGESQVFDEEKNLIAYAQAKMYLIS
- a CDS encoding outer membrane lipoprotein carrier protein LolA; the encoded protein is MKYFLVFLLLTGLKNEKVLWEKIKNFYLNLKTLSGQFLQRECDEESGVCVEYRGKFYIKKPYYLRLEITEPEDWLVISDKESIYFYYQKDSLYQKLSIKEFNPFLIFFTFTQDTLFPIIKEKDKKYYLLEFPFKDYRLNLRIRKKELMIDKIDYQWKKKKLEIYLFSQKLNKVLADTLFIKK
- a CDS encoding glycosyltransferase — protein: MKILFFTSQTGGGHITVAKALAEELKEKYNIESYLPDFFLEATKKPFANFPKNYSKITKNFPFFWGFLWYFTYPKWWYNYLNKLVEFFTPTYLKDFFEKYPDIEAIISVHPLLNHFPFLCAKKFYKNIKFIIVGIEFLKYHTSWFQKDADLIIYPFTSPYFKNSSQVDNLPDYFGIPLRKEFDISYNKEKLKEKYQIEKNKKVILILGGSEGWGKINKIVKEIYSKKDYYLICVCGRNLELFNYLKENFVDPKRIKIFSYVEKIAELFAVSDVAILKAGAISLAEAIASQVPIIIYHYLYGQELGNLQFVIKNKLGFYLPNIKELLFCLDKILSTDLGEKIKENLRKFKNINGRERIAKFIVDFLKS
- a CDS encoding ATP-binding protein — its product is MDTKIFFNLSLQNFFKVLDNFSEAVYIVDPESYQILYMNKKLRELLGKEKEENICYKLFQGLSSPCPFCSNKYLYKNPNEPYIWIHRNLRNNRYYKCIDQFFKLENGKYLRIEFAIDITKEIEKNKIIKEYYKRYYDIFENVPVPLYITTTDGRFIRVNKAMSILFGYTKEEFKKINAVELYYNPKDREEFKKNIEKKGYVEDYEVKLKNKEGKVLNCLLFATVRKNLQGEIIGYQGGIKNITLEKEYRELLKKAIKRKDERIKKLIEEKRLKDDKFANFFIYQTNFVHDFNNILGNLLNNYYLIKDYLEKNNLPKIYELLEEGEKFVIKSKALITSLLKIRDEPIKKTISLKSLIEKAINSFEKKEELIVDISIPKDLTIYGYEKQLEILFTNLLKNSWEAKKEEKIKIEITSERVKEKDQEYVKISFTDNGKGIKKEELNKIFQSFHSTKGQMGIGLKIVSEIIKNHNGKIEVESEENKYTRFQIYLPILKEKSSSFKKKIILVGTNNKLIEIVKEILNLFYYEVYWAENWEKAIEIYHQLKEKKESLVGFFYDSKPENLEEDIKELQKIFNLAPSIKIFYSSFITELPQSINHNIILLKKPYTTEELIKTISSF